The following proteins are co-located in the uncultured Draconibacterium sp. genome:
- a CDS encoding TonB-dependent receptor, which yields MKLNRKLLPGFLGRNQKVLLIMKLTWFLILALTLNTSATVWSQSTKMDVKVVNSTLQELFTKIEDNSNYRFFYNNDDVDVSRKVSVNVKDKTIGDILNEAFSELPYSFTEVNNNLILIERSEKRGQTVFVADQKEGVSGKVVDRTGGVLPGLTVMVKGTTNGTVTDANGKYSLSSVKAGDVLVFSFVGMETREIVVADSDVIDVTMSDSSIGLEEVIAIGYGTKKKESLTGAISNISSEDMERVHASTVSGALAGKLAGVSFRMPDGRPGSGASIQIRNMGDPLYVIDGIQKDAGQFNNLSPNDIASISVLKDASAAIYGVRAANGVVVVTTKRGKKDTKNTINVDAYMGWQNWSRFPKTVNAYEWQLGKAYADMNLGGSTNMTQSELDKWQAGTERGYQNFDWYDFIIQPNSPQSSVNISTSGGSDKINYYVSLTRLDQNSVLGREFTFGRTNFQSNLDAQITKRFKISTSINGRLETRENPGVPGGDDYWAPRFALFRNRPYERPYANDNPEYINNIGHMAENWGLLTMENSGYVQDDWRVLQMNFTGEYDIPVDGLTFKGTYSYYMADQVYDGHEYTYDAYSYFPETDEYKVTFANLNPWRERRTRKYFENVSQLQLNYDKQFGDHNISATVVNERIERRELEVWVHSVPKTNALPLLQFADMDTYNDRDDEQARIGYIGRFSYNYANKYYLDLAGRQDGSWKFADDRRWGFFPSGSVGWRITEENFAKAIIGESSFDLKLRASYGELGDDNVGIGAFDYREGYNYASSTVIMDGQIVKGSRDRGVPVTSISWFTAAITDIGADYSLLGGKLSGSVDYFHRKREGLRGRKYDVLVPSELGYDLPDENVNSDATMGAETAINYIDNIGDFNYSIGGNISYARNKFIESYKPTWGNSWDHYRNSREERWDGTFWGYEVVGQFESFDQINSWEVNNDGNSNKDMIPGDLIYKDVNGDGVINGLDERPIGYARDKNPILNFGINISAEYKGFDLKADFSGGSMYSYNQGWEMRWPYQNTGNLLKQFYDDRWHRVDPFDLNSEWVAGKYPALRYNTGWHNNYNKNSTFWLTNVRYLRMRTFEVGYTLPTDLIAKVGMQRCRVYLNTYNLFSFDNLKSLGVEPEIMDQNGLQYPQNSMVNIGVNLSF from the coding sequence ATGAAATTAAATCGAAAACTCCTGCCCGGATTTTTGGGGAGGAACCAAAAAGTATTGTTAATTATGAAGCTAACGTGGTTTCTAATTTTGGCTCTAACCCTTAACACCTCCGCAACAGTGTGGTCACAGTCAACCAAAATGGATGTAAAAGTGGTCAATTCAACACTGCAGGAACTTTTTACAAAAATTGAAGACAACAGTAATTATCGTTTCTTTTACAACAACGACGACGTTGATGTATCAAGAAAAGTATCGGTTAACGTAAAGGATAAAACTATTGGCGACATTCTGAATGAAGCATTTAGTGAGTTACCTTATTCGTTTACCGAAGTAAACAACAACCTTATTTTAATTGAAAGATCGGAAAAAAGAGGACAAACCGTTTTTGTTGCCGATCAGAAAGAAGGTGTATCGGGTAAAGTAGTTGACCGCACAGGCGGTGTATTACCCGGACTTACTGTAATGGTAAAAGGTACTACAAACGGTACTGTAACCGACGCAAACGGAAAATACTCGCTTAGCAGTGTTAAAGCAGGCGATGTGCTTGTTTTCTCGTTTGTGGGTATGGAAACCAGGGAAATTGTAGTTGCTGATTCTGATGTTATCGATGTAACCATGAGCGATTCTTCAATTGGTTTGGAAGAAGTAATTGCCATTGGTTATGGTACCAAAAAGAAAGAATCGCTAACCGGAGCTATTTCAAATATTTCTTCGGAAGATATGGAACGTGTGCATGCATCAACAGTTAGTGGTGCGTTGGCAGGTAAATTGGCAGGTGTTTCTTTCAGGATGCCCGACGGACGTCCCGGTTCCGGTGCAAGTATTCAGATTCGTAACATGGGTGATCCTTTGTACGTAATCGACGGAATTCAAAAAGATGCAGGACAGTTTAATAACCTGTCGCCAAACGACATTGCAAGTATTTCTGTTTTGAAAGATGCATCGGCAGCTATTTATGGTGTACGTGCAGCAAACGGAGTTGTGGTTGTTACCACAAAACGTGGAAAGAAAGACACCAAAAACACGATCAATGTTGATGCTTACATGGGCTGGCAAAACTGGTCGCGTTTCCCCAAAACAGTAAATGCATACGAATGGCAGCTGGGTAAAGCTTATGCCGATATGAACCTTGGCGGAAGCACAAACATGACTCAGTCCGAATTGGACAAATGGCAGGCAGGTACCGAAAGAGGTTACCAAAATTTCGACTGGTACGATTTTATCATCCAGCCAAATTCTCCTCAGTCATCAGTAAACATTAGTACTTCGGGTGGTTCCGACAAAATTAATTACTACGTGTCGCTGACCCGTTTAGATCAAAATTCGGTTTTAGGCCGTGAGTTTACATTTGGCCGTACCAATTTTCAATCGAATTTAGATGCGCAAATTACAAAACGTTTTAAAATAAGTACTTCGATTAACGGACGTCTTGAAACACGCGAAAACCCAGGTGTTCCCGGTGGTGATGATTATTGGGCTCCTCGTTTTGCCTTGTTCCGCAACCGTCCATACGAACGTCCTTATGCAAACGATAATCCGGAGTACATCAACAACATTGGTCACATGGCCGAGAACTGGGGTTTATTAACCATGGAAAACTCGGGTTATGTACAAGACGACTGGCGTGTTCTTCAAATGAATTTTACGGGAGAATATGATATTCCGGTTGATGGATTAACCTTTAAAGGAACTTACTCGTATTACATGGCCGATCAGGTTTACGACGGTCACGAATATACCTACGATGCGTATTCGTATTTCCCCGAAACGGATGAATACAAAGTTACATTTGCCAACCTGAATCCATGGAGAGAGCGTCGTACCCGTAAATATTTTGAAAACGTGAGTCAGTTGCAGTTAAACTACGACAAACAATTTGGCGATCACAACATTTCTGCAACGGTTGTAAACGAACGTATCGAACGTCGCGAACTGGAAGTTTGGGTGCACTCGGTGCCAAAAACCAATGCACTTCCATTACTGCAATTTGCCGATATGGATACATACAACGACAGAGATGACGAGCAGGCTCGTATTGGTTACATCGGTCGATTTAGCTACAACTACGCCAACAAATATTATCTTGATTTAGCCGGTCGTCAGGACGGTTCGTGGAAATTTGCCGACGACAGACGTTGGGGTTTCTTCCCATCGGGATCGGTGGGTTGGAGAATTACTGAAGAAAACTTTGCCAAAGCTATAATCGGCGAAAGCAGTTTCGATTTAAAACTTCGTGCTTCGTATGGTGAGCTGGGAGACGACAACGTAGGAATTGGTGCTTTCGATTACCGCGAAGGTTACAACTATGCTTCTTCAACCGTAATTATGGATGGTCAGATTGTAAAAGGATCACGCGACCGTGGTGTACCTGTTACATCAATCAGCTGGTTTACTGCAGCAATCACCGATATTGGTGCCGACTATTCATTGTTGGGCGGAAAACTTAGCGGTTCGGTTGATTACTTCCATCGTAAACGCGAAGGTCTTCGCGGACGCAAATACGATGTATTGGTACCAAGCGAACTGGGTTACGATTTACCCGATGAAAACGTAAACAGCGATGCTACTATGGGAGCCGAAACTGCCATTAACTACATCGATAACATTGGCGATTTTAATTATTCGATTGGCGGTAACATTTCGTATGCACGAAATAAATTTATCGAATCGTACAAACCAACATGGGGTAACTCGTGGGATCACTACCGCAACTCAAGAGAAGAACGTTGGGATGGTACTTTCTGGGGATACGAAGTAGTTGGTCAGTTTGAATCTTTCGACCAGATTAACAGCTGGGAAGTGAATAACGACGGGAATAGCAACAAAGACATGATTCCGGGTGATTTAATTTACAAAGATGTAAACGGCGATGGAGTAATTAATGGTTTGGATGAACGTCCGATTGGTTATGCACGCGATAAAAACCCGATCTTAAACTTCGGTATTAACATTTCTGCTGAGTACAAAGGATTTGATTTAAAGGCCGATTTCTCGGGTGGATCAATGTATTCGTACAACCAGGGTTGGGAAATGCGTTGGCCATATCAGAACACTGGTAACCTGTTAAAACAATTCTACGATGACAGATGGCACCGTGTTGATCCGTTTGATTTAAACAGCGAATGGGTTGCCGGAAAATATCCTGCATTGCGTTACAACACCGGATGGCACAATAACTACAATAAGAACTCAACATTCTGGCTAACAAATGTTAGATACTTACGAATGAGAACTTTTGAAGTTGGATACACTTTACCAACTGATTTGATTGCAAAAGTTGGAATGCAAAGATGCCGTGTGTATTTAAATACATATAACTTATTTTCTTTCGACAACTTAAAGAGTTTAGGTGTTGAACCTGAAATTATGGATCAAAACGGTTTGCAATATCCACAAAACAGTATGGTGAATATTGGTGTAAACCTTTCTTTCTAA
- a CDS encoding FecR domain-containing protein: MNSEDKIHLLIIRLFTGEADPNEKKYIRDWLNQSADNKLFFNELKDIWLSSGVKNNADNYQLDKAIASFSQKIKASEKNKVRKLNVPNLLKYAAIAVLLVALPFMYFLGNKNAAVQDSYTTITCALGDKSNLVLPDSTLVCLNSGSTLRFNNNFKKGVRQVFLDGEAYFSVTKDAENPFRIKTNEIDVEVLGTEFNMKAYSDEKTVSTTLVEGSVKISSQHQETVIKPGQKLVYSVDSKKMALYELADLSPETEWKDGRLVFRNESLGDLEFKLERWFDVDIVLADEAVKKRKYTGTLERESILEVMSYFKLARSVDYELEGNKITFFTTNKK; encoded by the coding sequence ATGAATTCAGAAGATAAAATACATTTACTAATAATCCGATTGTTCACAGGTGAAGCCGATCCTAATGAAAAGAAATACATTAGAGATTGGCTGAACCAGTCTGCAGACAACAAGTTGTTCTTTAACGAATTAAAGGACATCTGGTTAAGCAGTGGCGTAAAAAACAATGCCGATAACTATCAACTCGACAAGGCCATTGCCAGTTTCTCGCAAAAAATAAAAGCCTCCGAAAAAAATAAGGTTCGTAAGTTAAATGTGCCCAATTTGCTTAAATATGCAGCTATTGCAGTTTTGCTTGTGGCACTTCCGTTTATGTATTTTTTGGGAAATAAAAATGCAGCGGTTCAGGATTCGTACACAACAATAACCTGTGCTTTGGGCGACAAGTCGAATTTGGTTTTACCCGACAGCACGTTAGTTTGTTTAAATTCGGGAAGTACCTTACGGTTTAACAACAACTTTAAAAAAGGAGTACGTCAGGTATTTCTTGATGGAGAAGCCTATTTTTCGGTGACAAAAGATGCCGAGAATCCTTTTCGGATTAAAACCAACGAGATTGACGTTGAAGTGTTAGGAACTGAATTTAACATGAAAGCTTATTCCGACGAAAAAACAGTGTCGACGACCCTGGTTGAAGGGAGCGTTAAAATTTCGAGCCAGCACCAGGAAACAGTTATAAAACCCGGTCAAAAGCTGGTGTACAGTGTCGATTCGAAAAAAATGGCACTGTACGAACTGGCCGATCTTTCTCCCGAAACAGAATGGAAAGACGGACGTTTGGTTTTTCGTAATGAATCGCTTGGTGACCTTGAGTTTAAACTTGAAAGGTGGTTTGATGTTGATATCGTTTTGGCTGACGAAGCTGTGAAAAAACGAAAATATACAGGAACACTCGAACGCGAAAGTATTTTGGAAGTAATGTCGTATTTCAAGCTTGCACGCTCGGTTGATTACGAATTAGAGGGAAATAAGATTACATTTTTCACAACCAACAAAAAATAA
- a CDS encoding RNA polymerase sigma-70 factor, translating into MRTEELNIIAGLQNGNEETYILLFREYYVSLCAYSRKYVGRKDVAEEIVSEVFFKIWENRKTLRITTSVKSYLFQAVCNNSLYYLRKLKKEENIEAYFSDTDFENIGFATSPEEEKEASILLDDMTERIEEVVSQLPKQQQIAFRLKRFEGKKNKEVAEEMGISIKTVEMHLSKAMFTLRNQLKDYLPTFLLFILLK; encoded by the coding sequence ATGAGAACTGAGGAATTAAATATAATCGCAGGTCTTCAAAACGGTAATGAAGAAACATACATTTTGCTCTTTCGCGAGTATTATGTCTCTCTGTGTGCTTATTCCCGAAAGTATGTTGGACGAAAAGATGTAGCCGAAGAAATTGTATCCGAGGTATTTTTCAAAATTTGGGAAAACCGCAAAACGTTACGTATTACCACTTCGGTAAAATCATATCTTTTTCAGGCCGTTTGTAACAATTCACTTTACTATTTGCGCAAGCTAAAAAAGGAAGAAAATATAGAAGCATATTTTAGCGATACCGATTTTGAAAATATTGGTTTTGCCACCTCGCCCGAAGAGGAGAAAGAGGCCAGCATTTTACTGGATGATATGACTGAGCGGATCGAAGAAGTGGTTAGTCAGCTTCCAAAGCAGCAGCAAATCGCTTTTCGCCTGAAACGTTTTGAAGGCAAAAAAAATAAAGAAGTAGCCGAAGAAATGGGAATTTCAATTAAAACAGTTGAAATGCATCTTTCCAAAGCCATGTTTACACTTCGCAACCAGCTAAAAGACTATTTACCCACCTTTTTACTGTTTATTTTATTAAAATAA
- a CDS encoding porin family protein: MKKIVLVLICVWLIQPGFSQQNKNSYFDQVGVMIAPGFSTVMGGDSWSGTFGFQLGIESRIYKMNENSSVYGGVLFSLQGASYEEIFSDYVSEKYAGKVTLGYISIPILYNYLSDNGFYAEAGIQPGFLISANDKLDGGESYDYKDAINSFDLAIPVGAGFWINEKLSVGARAVFGLTNINSSESYDSDQTDRNFLLLGVVRYNFKKE, from the coding sequence ATGAAAAAGATTGTACTTGTTCTAATTTGTGTCTGGCTAATCCAGCCCGGCTTTTCACAGCAAAACAAAAATTCTTATTTCGATCAGGTGGGTGTAATGATTGCCCCCGGATTTTCAACTGTAATGGGCGGCGATAGCTGGTCGGGGACATTTGGATTTCAGCTGGGCATTGAGTCCCGGATTTACAAAATGAATGAAAATTCATCCGTATACGGTGGTGTACTATTCTCGCTTCAGGGAGCTTCGTACGAAGAAATTTTTTCCGATTATGTGAGTGAAAAATACGCAGGAAAAGTTACCCTGGGGTACATTAGCATTCCAATCTTGTACAATTACTTAAGCGACAATGGTTTTTATGCCGAGGCCGGTATTCAACCCGGTTTTTTAATTAGTGCCAATGATAAATTAGATGGTGGAGAAAGTTATGACTACAAAGATGCCATTAACTCATTTGATTTGGCCATTCCGGTAGGTGCCGGTTTTTGGATAAACGAAAAACTAAGTGTTGGTGCCAGGGCTGTTTTTGGTTTAACGAATATAAACAGCTCGGAAAGCTACGATAGCGACCAAACCGACCGCAACTTTCTTTTGTTAGGTGTGGTACGTTATAATTTTAAAAAGGAATAA
- the efp gene encoding elongation factor P codes for MASTSDFKNGMCFMFKGDIYTIKSFLHVKPGKGPAFVRTKLKNVKTGRIIENTFNSGVKVDEVRVERRPYQFLYRDDMGLNVMNTETYEQVSIPEDMVENNDLMKEGQLIEIQFHAEEEIPLTAEMPEKVELTVTSTIEGEKGNTASSTALKPATVETGAEVMVPMFINEGDVIKVSTSDRSYSERVKQ; via the coding sequence ATGGCTTCTACATCAGACTTCAAAAATGGGATGTGCTTCATGTTCAAGGGAGATATTTACACTATAAAAAGTTTCCTTCATGTTAAACCCGGTAAAGGTCCGGCTTTTGTTCGCACAAAACTTAAAAATGTTAAAACAGGACGCATCATCGAAAACACCTTTAACTCGGGTGTAAAAGTAGATGAAGTACGCGTTGAGCGTCGTCCGTACCAATTCCTGTACCGCGATGATATGGGATTGAACGTAATGAATACCGAAACTTACGAACAGGTTTCGATTCCTGAAGATATGGTTGAAAACAACGACCTTATGAAAGAAGGACAGTTAATTGAAATTCAGTTTCATGCCGAAGAAGAAATTCCGTTAACAGCAGAAATGCCGGAAAAAGTGGAATTAACAGTTACATCAACTATCGAAGGCGAAAAAGGAAATACTGCAAGTTCAACAGCACTAAAACCTGCAACCGTTGAAACAGGGGCCGAAGTAATGGTTCCGATGTTTATTAACGAAGGCGATGTGATTAAGGTTAGCACCAGCGACCGTTCATACAGCGAACGTGTAAAACAGTAA
- a CDS encoding DUF3108 domain-containing protein produces the protein MNRFLLIILLLFLGVNSAFTKEVQIKFNLKFGFVKGGEAEMFISDTTFNGRPAIHYHVVGKTTGLANTLYGVYDIYETTVDAETHLPVKTIRNVKEGSYRRYNETLFYHDVDSINSQRSGWREVPHNLVDIISVFFYFIHNNPFENLSSGDGVVYPTINADKISDVSITYLREETIKTDIGTVNCYVLTPTVRKGRVLERSDGIKFYISKEEKIPVYVEFEMRVGALKAVIKSYKIDGVEQKSM, from the coding sequence ATGAATCGATTCCTTCTCATAATTCTCCTTTTGTTTCTGGGAGTGAATAGTGCTTTTACAAAAGAGGTACAAATTAAATTCAATTTAAAATTTGGGTTTGTAAAAGGAGGCGAGGCTGAAATGTTTATCAGCGACACAACCTTTAACGGCAGACCCGCCATTCATTACCATGTTGTTGGGAAAACTACCGGTTTGGCAAACACGCTTTACGGAGTTTACGATATTTATGAAACCACAGTTGACGCCGAAACACATCTTCCTGTAAAAACAATACGAAATGTAAAGGAAGGAAGCTACCGACGTTACAACGAAACATTGTTTTATCACGATGTTGATTCCATTAACAGTCAACGCAGCGGCTGGCGCGAAGTGCCACATAATCTGGTTGATATAATATCGGTGTTCTTTTATTTTATACACAACAATCCGTTCGAAAATCTGAGTTCAGGCGATGGAGTCGTTTACCCGACCATAAACGCCGATAAAATTTCGGATGTTTCGATTACTTACCTGCGCGAAGAAACAATTAAAACCGACATTGGCACAGTAAATTGTTATGTGTTAACTCCAACAGTACGAAAAGGTAGGGTGCTGGAGCGCTCCGACGGCATTAAATTCTATATCTCGAAAGAAGAAAAAATTCCGGTGTATGTTGAGTTTGAAATGCGGGTAGGAGCACTAAAAGCGGTAATTAAAAGTTATAAAATCGACGGTGTAGAACAAAAGAGCATGTAA
- the tsaB gene encoding tRNA (adenosine(37)-N6)-threonylcarbamoyltransferase complex dimerization subunit type 1 TsaB — MAIILNIETSTEVCSVTIAENGKTLFQKESNDGLRHSELLTVFIQDLFKENNFEISKLNAVAVSKGPGSYTGLRIGVSVAKGLCYGLNIPLIGIGSIELMGSYTAAHSNEFYSNTTEEELLFCPMIDARRMEVYTALFAENGKQILPVTAEIIDENSFADFLKDKKILFFGNGAEKCKEKITHKNALFAGPSQTSARFMQNLSEMKYNKNEFEDVAYFEPFYLKDFVATIPKNKVLK; from the coding sequence ATGGCAATAATTTTAAACATAGAAACTTCGACCGAAGTATGTTCGGTAACGATAGCCGAAAACGGTAAAACACTTTTTCAGAAAGAAAGTAACGACGGATTAAGACATTCGGAATTATTAACCGTTTTTATACAAGACCTTTTTAAGGAAAACAATTTTGAAATAAGCAAGCTTAATGCAGTTGCAGTTAGTAAAGGGCCGGGGTCGTATACCGGCCTGCGAATTGGTGTTTCGGTGGCGAAAGGTTTGTGTTACGGGCTGAATATTCCATTAATTGGCATTGGGTCGATTGAATTAATGGGGAGTTACACCGCAGCACATTCAAACGAATTTTATTCAAACACAACGGAAGAGGAGCTGCTTTTTTGCCCTATGATTGATGCACGCCGGATGGAAGTTTATACTGCTTTATTCGCAGAAAATGGAAAACAGATTCTACCGGTAACTGCCGAAATTATTGATGAAAACTCGTTTGCAGACTTTCTAAAAGATAAAAAAATACTGTTTTTTGGAAACGGTGCCGAAAAGTGCAAAGAGAAAATTACACACAAAAATGCTCTGTTTGCAGGTCCTTCGCAAACCTCGGCACGGTTTATGCAAAATCTATCGGAAATGAAGTACAACAAAAACGAATTTGAAGACGTTGCTTATTTCGAGCCTTTTTATTTAAAAGATTTTGTAGCAACCATTCCAAAAAATAAAGTTCTAAAATGA
- a CDS encoding arylsulfatase — translation MKRIYILIAFSVLVFGVACTAEKEGPKNPNIIYVLADDLGYGDIGAFNEQSKIKTPNIDKMAAEGIMFIDAHTSSSVCTPTRYGLLTGRYNWRTRLKEGVLTGKSKALIPNSRTTVASLLHAHGYHTAFIGKWHLGWDWALKSPEQDKGEGWDANDFDNIDFSKPVKNSPNTLGFDYAYGHPASLDMAPYVYVENEMVTQVPDSMSENTGKYSWWRKGPTSDDFVHDDVTPNFFRRSIQFINERSKEDSPFFLYLALPSPHTPILPTAEWQDKSGLNPYGDFVMMIDNYMGELEKAVKDAGIENNTLIIFTSDNGCAPAAKTDELEEKGHYPSSIFRGYKADIYEGGHRVPFIAKWPAKIEKGRVSDETICLTDFMATCAEIVGYSLSDNEGEDSFSLVPVFEDVKRNKPLREGTVHHSVNGSFAIRKGDWKLILCPGSGGWSFPRPGNKAVIDSLPKYQLYNLKTDPGETENLQATNAPKLEELRSLLIKYINEGRSTPGIPQKNDSIDFEWKQIEFMNR, via the coding sequence ATGAAACGGATTTACATACTCATTGCATTCAGTGTGCTGGTTTTTGGAGTTGCATGTACCGCTGAAAAAGAAGGACCAAAAAATCCCAATATCATTTATGTTTTGGCCGACGATTTAGGTTACGGCGATATTGGGGCTTTTAATGAACAAAGCAAAATAAAAACGCCGAATATAGACAAGATGGCGGCTGAAGGCATCATGTTTATCGACGCACACACATCGTCTTCGGTTTGTACACCTACCCGGTACGGATTACTTACCGGAAGGTACAACTGGAGGACCAGGCTCAAAGAAGGAGTGTTAACAGGAAAATCAAAAGCATTAATCCCAAATTCCCGAACTACAGTTGCGTCTTTGTTACATGCGCATGGATATCACACTGCTTTTATCGGGAAATGGCATTTGGGTTGGGACTGGGCATTAAAAAGCCCGGAGCAGGATAAAGGAGAAGGATGGGATGCGAACGATTTTGATAACATTGATTTCTCGAAGCCCGTTAAAAATTCGCCAAATACCTTAGGCTTCGATTACGCTTACGGACATCCGGCTTCTTTAGACATGGCTCCGTACGTTTATGTTGAAAATGAAATGGTTACGCAGGTCCCGGATTCGATGTCGGAAAACACCGGTAAATATTCGTGGTGGAGAAAAGGACCAACATCTGACGATTTTGTACACGACGATGTAACACCCAATTTTTTCAGAAGATCCATTCAATTCATTAACGAAAGATCAAAAGAGGATAGCCCCTTCTTCTTGTATCTGGCATTGCCATCACCACATACCCCAATTCTTCCGACAGCAGAGTGGCAGGATAAAAGTGGATTAAATCCCTATGGTGATTTTGTAATGATGATTGACAACTATATGGGAGAACTTGAAAAAGCGGTAAAAGATGCAGGCATTGAAAACAATACCCTTATCATTTTTACAAGCGACAATGGTTGTGCTCCAGCGGCAAAAACGGATGAATTGGAGGAAAAAGGACATTATCCCAGTTCGATATTCAGGGGTTATAAAGCCGATATTTACGAAGGAGGCCACAGAGTTCCTTTTATTGCAAAATGGCCCGCAAAGATTGAAAAAGGAAGAGTATCGGACGAAACCATTTGTTTAACTGATTTTATGGCCACTTGTGCCGAAATAGTTGGCTACTCTTTGTCAGACAACGAAGGTGAAGATAGTTTTAGCCTGGTTCCGGTATTTGAAGATGTAAAACGAAATAAGCCTTTGCGAGAGGGAACTGTACATCATTCCGTTAACGGAAGTTTTGCAATCAGAAAAGGAGATTGGAAACTCATTCTGTGTCCCGGCTCCGGAGGTTGGAGTTTTCCCCGGCCGGGAAATAAAGCGGTAATCGATTCATTGCCAAAATATCAACTCTATAATCTTAAAACTGATCCGGGCGAAACCGAAAATTTGCAGGCAACAAATGCACCAAAGCTTGAAGAATTACGATCTCTGCTGATAAAGTACATTAACGAAGGCAGGAGTACACCGGGTATTCCGCAAAAAAACGATTCAATTGATTTTGAATGGAAACAAATTGAATTTATGAATCGGTAA
- a CDS encoding alpha/beta fold hydrolase, with protein sequence MNDNTLINHMADLFDFAIATHKIRPFILVVSDQKTTYDGSFYSNSGVFGNWEDFTAYDLVEYMDNNFRTIAKKESRGITGHSMGGTGALKIAMHHPEIFSSVYALSPGALAIVREYGPNSDTYKEFASVKTQEELNKTYFGKVIVAFGKSWSPNPDNPPFYCDVPFEYKNEEMEVNTDVLEKWYKNMPVYMIEDNLEKLKAIKFDWGRNAGDRFTIQCKMFSQRLENVGITHFAEEYIGTHVNNIYTKDGRIPNQMLPFFDFYLEFNE encoded by the coding sequence ATGAACGATAATACCCTGATAAACCACATGGCAGATCTATTTGATTTTGCCATTGCAACACACAAAATTCGGCCTTTTATTTTGGTTGTATCCGACCAGAAAACAACCTACGACGGGAGTTTTTACAGCAACTCGGGGGTATTCGGAAACTGGGAAGATTTTACTGCTTACGACCTGGTGGAATACATGGACAACAATTTCCGCACCATCGCAAAAAAAGAAAGTCGTGGAATTACCGGGCACAGTATGGGAGGTACCGGGGCGCTGAAAATTGCCATGCATCATCCCGAAATATTTAGCAGTGTATATGCGCTTAGTCCGGGAGCTTTGGCAATTGTTCGGGAATATGGACCAAACAGCGACACGTATAAAGAATTTGCTTCCGTAAAAACGCAGGAAGAACTAAACAAAACATATTTTGGAAAGGTGATTGTGGCATTTGGAAAATCGTGGTCGCCCAACCCGGATAATCCTCCTTTTTACTGCGATGTACCTTTTGAGTATAAGAACGAAGAAATGGAAGTAAATACAGATGTTTTGGAAAAATGGTATAAAAATATGCCAGTGTACATGATCGAGGATAATCTGGAAAAACTAAAAGCCATAAAATTCGACTGGGGAAGAAATGCGGGCGACAGGTTTACCATACAATGTAAAATGTTTAGCCAGCGACTGGAAAATGTTGGAATAACACATTTTGCAGAGGAATACATTGGTACGCATGTAAATAATATTTATACCAAAGACGGGCGTATCCCCAACCAAATGTTGCCTTTTTTCGATTTCTATTTAGAATTTAACGAATAA